The following DNA comes from Solanum stenotomum isolate F172 chromosome 11, ASM1918654v1, whole genome shotgun sequence.
ATTATTTCATCCACACGACATTCCCTGAGTTTAATCTTTGCCTTGATGGTGCCCTTTTTGTGTATCACGTCACAACATTCACATCTATCCATCTGaaagtaaaaaaggaaaaaagaaaaaacaatagtAATTTAGTAATTTGTTATATATGAGACTTGttatagatataaaatagtaatatatatatgtgtgtgtgtgtgtgtgttttttgcAAACAAATTTGAAACATCTTATATAgtcctttttcttaacaattCTTTTTTGTGttccttaatttttaaaagtgcTATTTTGATCACCCTTTCTTCCTAAAGTAACTTATTCTATGATTTAGGAgatattacaaataaaataaaggagaaaattTAGACCTTACCTCTATTCGTTTCCTTCTTGGAGAGTAGACTTCAATCTTGGAGATATAATCAGCAGAATGGTTACCACTATATGAACAAGACAACAATTCTCGAGGTGATGATCGCGAATATGTAGTAAGGATTTCATATCTCTTCgttttttctacatttttcatgAAGAAAACATGAGGAGCTTCACAAGAATCATTTGTACGCCACCTTGTATTTAACATGTAATATGGAGGGTCTTTAGGTGTAACTCCCCAAGGTTGAAAGGTTTCAATTGGTAATTGTAAATGGCTTCTAGGCAAAATGTTCTCATAAATATGAACTGAGTAACCCCATGAAATAGAAAATGACCAATTGCTAGGCCTGTTGTAGCAAATAACTTGTTGTAACATGCGCGATTGATCTAGATTTGCTGCCTTCATAAGGTGGCGGACAGATTGTCGTCTCTCTATTGAAGGGAAGATAGATTCTGTAGCATCTAGATGGTGAAGTGACATCAATGGAGCTTTTGGATGAGACGATAATAAACCAGATATATCACCGCGCAAATCTATCTACAAGTAGAGACAAATGCAAAGATTAAGAGTTAGTAAATTCAGAGCGAATGATAGCTtatggtataaaataaaatcacaagCACACGTgttcaaataaaaattagtgACACCAACTAAGGCTATTGAACAATTtgaacataaatatattttagctTTTGTGGTTACTTATTAATTTTGCCATCAATATTTtacaattatacaaactttagagtttaagaaaaaaatgaaaacatacCTGATGACTACCTTTAAGAGGAGTAAGAATGACTCCAACGTCAGATATGCAAACCATAGTTATTTGATCAGCGGATCTTAAGAAAGGGTATCTCCTCAAGCAACTTTCTATATACTTAGACATAGCTTTTGCCAAAGGGTAACTCAAAATAAATCCAGCTCCACCAAATGCTTGATTAAATGAGTACCAATGATTTGACATTATAAACTCTGATTGACCCCCCAAATAGTAATACTTTGTGTGATCATATCTCGCAAGAACATCAACcatattatcaacaaaaaatatcGAATCATCATCTCCCATAACCACCCATCTCACTCCTTCATGGTCTTCCCTAAAGACCTCCATTATCCCATGCACCA
Coding sequences within:
- the LOC125843974 gene encoding uncharacterized protein LOC125843974, whose protein sequence is MCYGFELWKQPLMYTLGVVLVSCVFLYLASIFLFKDPNCSSFELLHYSSRFTTPQFGHDSSPTNLNHLLFGLLGSEEAWHFRKEYIESWWRPNKTRGYLFLDVAPRGDDLLPWSSSSPPYRVSDNITQLIEETKHVAPTMARMVHGIMEVFREDHEGVRWVVMGDDDSIFFVDNMVDVLARYDHTKYYYLGGQSEFIMSNHWYSFNQAFGGAGFILSYPLAKAMSKYIESCLRRYPFLRSADQITMVCISDVGVILTPLKGSHQIDLRGDISGLLSSHPKAPLMSLHHLDATESIFPSIERRQSVRHLMKAANLDQSRMLQQVICYNRPSNWSFSISWGYSVHIYENILPRSHLQLPIETFQPWGVTPKDPPYYMLNTRWRTNDSCEAPHVFFMKNVEKTKRYEILTTYSRSSPRELLSCSYSGNHSADYISKIEVYSPRRKRIEMDRCECCDVIHKKGTIKAKIKLRECRVDEIIA